From the Bombus pascuorum chromosome 7, iyBomPasc1.1, whole genome shotgun sequence genome, one window contains:
- the LOC132909094 gene encoding tigger transposable element-derived protein 2-like, which yields MRSIKNPTKLTIEKKNEILQKLESDQTPINAAIKYNISLNAVSEIYEQREEIINHFKIKGRPAQIQDIEGILYQWCIGCEKNNIKLTIAEIRRRAMEFNETLNGDPSFIASLNWAKSFMRRYNINQEDDDKILTPSKNSVNDFRIRFKQLLEEEDIIFPNVYNASYTPLLWKAVPERTWIFQNENNDCPQMYKDHVITFLCANVTGTHKLPVLIIGRNGKTVGSYNLNINASSTTYTGNDSDWVDINIFNMWFEKCFLKSIKEKEKNAKRIEKTLLLVNNAKWHYYLEDINKKYEFIRVITFPYNVAALIEPMECGIIECFRGMYRKELLETLMPLPNCNTQDNVAKNHYDLILWDCCRMIHNAWSNVNSAVMLKAWNQIVKTETRKCAKIVIAKNIARNAKEIFDLLMKLPGCQSCLKDHVKNWYQLDNLDTMVMKVYSDIVLRDFRKEITEKSKYTVDNEAGTSKKRANIV from the coding sequence ATGAGGTCAATAAAAAATCCGACAAAGTTgacaattgaaaaaaaaaacgaaatccTTCAGAAGTTAGAGAGCGATCAGACTCCAATAAACGCAGCCATcaagtataatatttcattaaatgcCGTGAGTGAAATATATGAACAGAGAGAAGAGATTATAAATCATTTCAAGATCAAGGGAAGACCGGCACAGATACAGGATATAGAAGGAATTCTTTACCAGTGGTGCATAGGATGTgagaaaaataacataaaactgACAATAGCAGAGATACGGAGAAGAGCTATGGAATTTAATGAAACACTAAACGGAGATCCTAGTTTTATAGCTAGTTTAAATTGGGCGAAAAGCTTTATGCGGCGTTACAATATCAATCAAGAGGATGACGACAAAATCCTAACTCCAAGTAAAAATTCAGTGAATGACTTCCGAATTAGATTTAAGCAATTATTAGAAGAGGAGGATATCATATTTCCGAACGTTTACAATGCCAGTTACACACCATTACTGTGGAAAGCAGTACCAGAAAGAACTTGGATCTTTCAAAATGAGAATAATGATTGCCCACAAATGTATAAGGATCACGTTATTACATTTCTTTGTGCCAATGTTACCGGAACTCACAAGTTGCCGGTACTAATAATCGGCAGAAATGGGAAAACTGTAGGTTCAtacaatttgaatataaatgcCTCCTCAACTACCTATACAGGAAATGACAGTGATTGGGTGGACATCAACATTTTCAATATGTGGTTCGAGAAATGTTTCTTAAAATCaattaaagagaaagaaaagaacgccAAGCGCATAGAGAAAACTTTGTTGTTAGTAAATAATGCTAAGTGGCATTATTATCTCgaggatataaataaaaaatatgaattcatTAGAGTCATAACTTTTCCATATAACGTTGCAGCACTCATAGAACCAATGGAATGTGGAATAATCGAATGTTTCAGGGGAATGTACCGAAAAGAATTGTTGGAAACATTAATGCCATTACCTAACTGCAATACGCAGGATAATGTGGCAAAAAACCATTACGATTTAATCTTGTGGGATTGTTGCCGTATGATACATAATGCTTGGTCAAATGTCAATAGTGCAGTAATGCTAAAAGCGTGGAACCAGATTGTGAAGACTGAAACCAGAAAGTGTGCCAAGATAGTCATAGCCAAGAATATCGCACGGAacgcaaaggaaatatttgatttgCTGATGAAATTACCAGGATGCCAAAGCTGCCTGAAAGACCATGTAAAAAATTGGTATCAACTTGATAATTTAGATACCATGGTCATGAAAGTATATAGTGACATAGTTCTTCGAGATTTTCGAAAGGAAATTAcggaaaaatcgaaatatacTGTCGACAATGAAGCTGGCACTTCTAAAAAAAGAGCTAACATAGTTTGA